In Desulfolucanica intricata, the following are encoded in one genomic region:
- the galE gene encoding UDP-glucose 4-epimerase GalE yields MNILVTGGAGYIGSHTCVALLEADHTVIVADILCNSKAETIDKIKQITGKEVTFYKIDVTDEAAVDSIFSTHHIDGVIHFAGLKAVGESVEKPLAYYYNNIVSTMVLAKACQKYEVKRFVFSSSATVYGENKVPFVETMELLPTTNPYGETKAMSERILTDTAKANPEFSVSLLRYFNPVGAHESGLIGEAPNGIPNNLMPYVTQVAKGKLEKLRVFGNDYPTVDGTGVRDYIHVMDLAEGHVAALDKLTSGVHIYNLGTGQGTSVLQLVKAFEEANGIMVPYEIVDRRPGDIAECYADVSKAKRELDWIAKRDLVDMCRDAWRFEKWYEG; encoded by the coding sequence ATGAACATATTAGTTACCGGTGGTGCCGGATATATAGGATCACATACCTGTGTGGCTTTGCTGGAAGCAGACCATACGGTGATTGTTGCCGATATTCTTTGCAACAGTAAAGCCGAGACTATAGATAAGATTAAGCAGATCACAGGTAAAGAAGTAACCTTTTATAAAATCGATGTAACGGATGAAGCTGCAGTAGATTCCATCTTTTCTACCCATCATATTGATGGTGTGATTCATTTTGCCGGCCTTAAGGCGGTAGGTGAATCTGTAGAAAAGCCGCTGGCTTATTACTATAACAACATTGTCAGCACCATGGTCCTGGCCAAGGCCTGTCAGAAATATGAAGTGAAGAGATTCGTCTTTAGCTCATCGGCCACAGTGTATGGAGAGAATAAAGTTCCCTTTGTGGAGACTATGGAGCTGCTGCCAACCACGAACCCGTATGGTGAAACTAAAGCCATGAGTGAGCGTATACTTACTGATACAGCAAAAGCAAATCCGGAGTTTTCAGTTTCCCTGTTGAGGTATTTTAATCCGGTAGGAGCCCATGAGAGCGGGTTAATTGGTGAGGCACCCAACGGTATTCCCAATAACCTGATGCCGTATGTAACCCAGGTGGCGAAAGGGAAGCTGGAGAAATTAAGAGTTTTCGGCAATGACTATCCCACTGTAGATGGGACAGGCGTTAGAGATTATATTCATGTAATGGATCTGGCTGAAGGGCATGTTGCCGCACTGGATAAATTAACATCAGGTGTACATATTTATAACCTTGGTACCGGACAGGGAACTTCAGTTTTGCAGTTAGTTAAAGCCTTTGAGGAGGCCAATGGTATTATGGTGCCCTATGAGATTGTGGATCGCAGGCCGGGAGATATTGCTGAGTGTTATGCTGATGTCTCTAAAGCAAAGCGGGAGCTTGACTGGATTGCTAAGCGGGATTTGGTGGATATGTGCCGCGATGCTTGGAGGTTTGAGAAGTGGTATGAGGGGTAA
- the wecB gene encoding non-hydrolyzing UDP-N-acetylglucosamine 2-epimerase, with amino-acid sequence MKKLKLMTILGTRPEIIRLSEVIKKCDIYFDHILVHTGQNWDYTLSQIFFEDLGLREPDYYLDAVGGDLGETIGNIIAKSYKVLSEVKPDALLILGDTNSALSAISAKRLKIPIFHMEAGNRCFDENLPEETNRRIVDHIADVNLCYSEHARRYLNYEGVAKERTYVTGSPMAEVLTANLDKIKRSKIVEQLGLEKGKYILFSAHHEENIDIEENFLVLMNAVNAMAKYYDMPVIYSTHPRSAKFIEQRGFKFHPLVRSLKPFAFSDYNNLQLNAYCVVSDSGTIPEEASYFKFPAVSIRTSTERPESMDKGNFIIGSITTEQVLQAVDLAVAMHKNGDLGVTTPDYADENVSVKVVKIIQSYTAIVNRMVWRK; translated from the coding sequence TGACCATATCCTGGTGCATACCGGCCAGAATTGGGATTATACACTGAGTCAGATTTTCTTTGAAGATTTGGGTTTAAGGGAACCTGATTACTATCTGGACGCAGTTGGTGGAGATTTGGGTGAAACCATCGGCAATATTATTGCCAAAAGTTATAAAGTACTCTCAGAAGTAAAACCGGATGCACTCTTGATCCTGGGCGATACCAACTCGGCTTTATCCGCTATATCAGCCAAAAGACTAAAAATACCTATCTTCCATATGGAGGCCGGCAACCGCTGTTTTGATGAGAATCTGCCCGAAGAAACAAACCGCCGCATTGTTGACCATATAGCGGACGTGAATTTATGCTACAGCGAACACGCCAGGCGCTATTTAAACTATGAAGGCGTAGCTAAAGAGCGTACTTATGTAACCGGGTCTCCGATGGCCGAAGTGCTGACTGCCAATCTGGACAAAATTAAGCGCAGCAAGATAGTCGAGCAATTGGGCTTGGAGAAGGGGAAATATATTTTGTTCTCTGCCCATCATGAGGAGAATATTGACATTGAGGAGAACTTCCTGGTTTTGATGAATGCTGTAAATGCCATGGCTAAGTATTATGATATGCCTGTTATCTACAGTACACACCCCCGTAGCGCCAAATTTATTGAACAAAGGGGTTTTAAATTCCACCCCCTGGTGCGCAGTTTAAAGCCTTTTGCATTTTCGGATTACAACAATTTGCAGTTAAATGCCTATTGCGTGGTATCTGACAGCGGTACTATACCGGAGGAAGCATCCTATTTCAAATTCCCGGCTGTATCTATACGCACCAGCACCGAGCGTCCGGAATCTATGGATAAAGGTAATTTCATTATTGGCAGTATCACTACCGAGCAGGTGCTGCAGGCAGTTGACCTGGCTGTTGCTATGCACAAAAACGGCGACCTCGGCGTTACGACACCTGATTATGCAGATGAAAACGTGAGCGTGAAGGTGGTCAAGATTATACAGAGTTATACGGCGATTGTTAACAGAATGGTTTGGCGGAAGTAG
- a CDS encoding NAD-dependent epimerase/dehydratase family protein, with protein sequence MWGLTKRVDEEYGRLYKELYGLDTYGLRYFNVFGRRQDPDGAYATVIPKFIKQLMNDEQPTINGDGKQSRDFTYIENVIEANLKACLALSEAAGLAFNIAYGGREYLIDIYHELCKALGKDIEPIFGPNRPGDIKHSNADITKARELLRYEPEWSFERGIEAAIEWYRENL encoded by the coding sequence ATGTGGGGATTGACCAAGCGGGTCGATGAAGAGTATGGTAGGTTATATAAGGAATTATACGGACTAGATACCTATGGCTTAAGGTATTTTAATGTGTTTGGTAGGAGACAGGATCCGGATGGGGCTTATGCTACTGTGATACCGAAATTCATCAAGCAGCTCATGAATGATGAGCAGCCTACTATCAACGGAGATGGTAAACAGTCAAGAGACTTTACATATATAGAGAACGTAATCGAAGCTAATCTTAAGGCATGTTTAGCACTAAGTGAGGCAGCAGGCCTGGCGTTTAATATTGCTTACGGTGGCAGAGAATATTTAATTGATATTTACCATGAACTGTGCAAGGCATTGGGTAAAGACATTGAGCCGATATTTGGGCCAAATAGGCCGGGGGATATCAAGCATAGTAATGCTGATATTACTAAGGCTAGAGAACTACTAAGGTATGAGCCGGAGTGGAGCTTTGAGCGGGGAATTGAGGCGGCGATTGAGTGGTATCGGGAGAATTTATGA